One Glycine max cultivar Williams 82 chromosome 6, Glycine_max_v4.0, whole genome shotgun sequence DNA segment encodes these proteins:
- the LOC100804034 gene encoding probable mediator of RNA polymerase II transcription subunit 26c isoform X1, which produces MDLDDFRSVLDTAGVDVWMFIDAAIAVASADSAGELKRRRDGIVERLYAATAATPKCRICDDGGNDLNGHQIKKQSSPSPERQPHQRRAAAIAAAASPATPQSLENDNDGEEDLDPYGGLFDDEQKKILEIKEQLEEPDQSEDSLVELLQSLADMDITFQALKETDIGRHVNRLRKHPSNDVRRLVKLLVRKWKEIVDEWVKLNPQGRSNTLMADGDSPPVQKTTQNGHHHQQVEIPDFAYSPNPHNGSSGSDRNNSEAEHKPKVVPRSEPRPKPAPSPSVSTPASATQNRQRDSNFDAERLASARRRLQENYKEAEIAKRQRTIQVMDIHELPKSKPKNNAFFGKNKGGGGGGGSQGRHW; this is translated from the exons ATGGATTTGGACGATTTCCGATCCGTATTGGACACCGCGGGCGTCGACGTGTGGATGTTCATCGACGCCGCAATCGCCGTCGCCTCCGCGGATTCCGCCGGTGAGCTGAAGCGCCGCCGCGACGGAATCGTCGAGCGCCTCTACGCCGCCACGGCGGCTACTCCGAAGTGCCGGATTTGCGACGACGGAGGCAATGACCTCAACGGTCACCAAATCAAGAAGCAGAGCAGCCCCAGCCCTGAACGGCAACCGCACCAACGCCGCGCCGCTGCCATCGCAGCTGCCGCTTCCCCGGCGACGCCGCAGTCTCTCGAAAACGACAACGACGGCGAGGAGGATTTAGATCCTTACGGTGGTTTGTTCGACGACGAACAGAAGAAGATTCTCGAGATTAAAGAGCAACTCGAAGAGCCTGACCAG TCTGAAGATTCTTTGGTGGAGTTGCTGCAAAGCCTAGCGGACATGGATATTACATTCCAAGCGTTGAAg GAAACTGACATCGGGAGGCACGTGAATCGGTTACGGAAACATCCTTCAAACGACGTACGGCGATTGGTGAAGTTGCTTGTCAG gaagtggaaggaaattgttgaTGAATGGGTGAAGTTGAATCCTCAGGGAAGAAGCAACACTCTGATGG CTGATGGAGACTCGCCGCCTGTGCAGAAAACCACCCAAAATGGGCATCATCATCAGCAGGTTGAG ATTCCTGATTTTGCATACTCTCCCAATCCACACA ATGGTAGCTCAGGGTCTGACCGTAACAACTCAGAAGCAGAACACAAACCCAAAGTAGTTCCCCGCAGTGAACCTAGGCCAAAACCCGCGCCATCACCCTCAGTTTCAACCCCTGCTTCCGCTACTCAAAAC AGACAGAGGGATAGCAATTTTGACGCGGAGAGGCTTGCTTCCGCGAGAAGGAGGCTTCAAGAGAACTACAAAGAGGCTGAAATTG CCAAAAGGCAAAGAACGATTCAGGTGATGGACATCCATGAGTTACCGAAGTCAAAACCCAAGAATAATGCCTTCTTTGGGAAGAAcaaaggtggtggtggtggtggtggttctCAGGGAAGGCACTGGTGA
- the LOC100804034 gene encoding probable mediator of RNA polymerase II transcription subunit 26c isoform X2, protein MDLDDFRSVLDTAGVDVWMFIDAAIAVASADSAGELKRRRDGIVERLYAATAATPKCRICDDGGNDLNGHQIKKQSSPSPERQPHQRRAAAIAAAASPATPQSLENDNDGEEDLDPYGGLFDDEQKKILEIKEQLEEPDQSEDSLVELLQSLADMDITFQALKETDIGRHVNRLRKHPSNDVRRLVKLLVRKWKEIVDEWVKLNPQGRSNTLMADGDSPPVQKTTQNGHHHQQQIPDFAYSPNPHNGSSGSDRNNSEAEHKPKVVPRSEPRPKPAPSPSVSTPASATQNRQRDSNFDAERLASARRRLQENYKEAEIAKRQRTIQVMDIHELPKSKPKNNAFFGKNKGGGGGGGSQGRHW, encoded by the exons ATGGATTTGGACGATTTCCGATCCGTATTGGACACCGCGGGCGTCGACGTGTGGATGTTCATCGACGCCGCAATCGCCGTCGCCTCCGCGGATTCCGCCGGTGAGCTGAAGCGCCGCCGCGACGGAATCGTCGAGCGCCTCTACGCCGCCACGGCGGCTACTCCGAAGTGCCGGATTTGCGACGACGGAGGCAATGACCTCAACGGTCACCAAATCAAGAAGCAGAGCAGCCCCAGCCCTGAACGGCAACCGCACCAACGCCGCGCCGCTGCCATCGCAGCTGCCGCTTCCCCGGCGACGCCGCAGTCTCTCGAAAACGACAACGACGGCGAGGAGGATTTAGATCCTTACGGTGGTTTGTTCGACGACGAACAGAAGAAGATTCTCGAGATTAAAGAGCAACTCGAAGAGCCTGACCAG TCTGAAGATTCTTTGGTGGAGTTGCTGCAAAGCCTAGCGGACATGGATATTACATTCCAAGCGTTGAAg GAAACTGACATCGGGAGGCACGTGAATCGGTTACGGAAACATCCTTCAAACGACGTACGGCGATTGGTGAAGTTGCTTGTCAG gaagtggaaggaaattgttgaTGAATGGGTGAAGTTGAATCCTCAGGGAAGAAGCAACACTCTGATGG CTGATGGAGACTCGCCGCCTGTGCAGAAAACCACCCAAAATGGGCATCATCATCAGCAG CAGATTCCTGATTTTGCATACTCTCCCAATCCACACA ATGGTAGCTCAGGGTCTGACCGTAACAACTCAGAAGCAGAACACAAACCCAAAGTAGTTCCCCGCAGTGAACCTAGGCCAAAACCCGCGCCATCACCCTCAGTTTCAACCCCTGCTTCCGCTACTCAAAAC AGACAGAGGGATAGCAATTTTGACGCGGAGAGGCTTGCTTCCGCGAGAAGGAGGCTTCAAGAGAACTACAAAGAGGCTGAAATTG CCAAAAGGCAAAGAACGATTCAGGTGATGGACATCCATGAGTTACCGAAGTCAAAACCCAAGAATAATGCCTTCTTTGGGAAGAAcaaaggtggtggtggtggtggtggttctCAGGGAAGGCACTGGTGA
- the LOC100804034 gene encoding probable mediator of RNA polymerase II transcription subunit 26c isoform X3, whose translation MDLDDFRSVLDTAGVDVWMFIDAAIAVASADSAGELKRRRDGIVERLYAATAATPKCRICDDGGNDLNGHQIKKQSSPSPERQPHQRRAAAIAAAASPATPQSLENDNDGEEDLDPYGGLFDDEQKKILEIKEQLEEPDQSEDSLVELLQSLADMDITFQALKETDIGRHVNRLRKHPSNDVRRLVKLLVRKWKEIVDEWVKLNPQGRSNTLMADGDSPPVQKTTQNGHHHQQIPDFAYSPNPHNGSSGSDRNNSEAEHKPKVVPRSEPRPKPAPSPSVSTPASATQNRQRDSNFDAERLASARRRLQENYKEAEIAKRQRTIQVMDIHELPKSKPKNNAFFGKNKGGGGGGGSQGRHW comes from the exons ATGGATTTGGACGATTTCCGATCCGTATTGGACACCGCGGGCGTCGACGTGTGGATGTTCATCGACGCCGCAATCGCCGTCGCCTCCGCGGATTCCGCCGGTGAGCTGAAGCGCCGCCGCGACGGAATCGTCGAGCGCCTCTACGCCGCCACGGCGGCTACTCCGAAGTGCCGGATTTGCGACGACGGAGGCAATGACCTCAACGGTCACCAAATCAAGAAGCAGAGCAGCCCCAGCCCTGAACGGCAACCGCACCAACGCCGCGCCGCTGCCATCGCAGCTGCCGCTTCCCCGGCGACGCCGCAGTCTCTCGAAAACGACAACGACGGCGAGGAGGATTTAGATCCTTACGGTGGTTTGTTCGACGACGAACAGAAGAAGATTCTCGAGATTAAAGAGCAACTCGAAGAGCCTGACCAG TCTGAAGATTCTTTGGTGGAGTTGCTGCAAAGCCTAGCGGACATGGATATTACATTCCAAGCGTTGAAg GAAACTGACATCGGGAGGCACGTGAATCGGTTACGGAAACATCCTTCAAACGACGTACGGCGATTGGTGAAGTTGCTTGTCAG gaagtggaaggaaattgttgaTGAATGGGTGAAGTTGAATCCTCAGGGAAGAAGCAACACTCTGATGG CTGATGGAGACTCGCCGCCTGTGCAGAAAACCACCCAAAATGGGCATCATCATCAGCAG ATTCCTGATTTTGCATACTCTCCCAATCCACACA ATGGTAGCTCAGGGTCTGACCGTAACAACTCAGAAGCAGAACACAAACCCAAAGTAGTTCCCCGCAGTGAACCTAGGCCAAAACCCGCGCCATCACCCTCAGTTTCAACCCCTGCTTCCGCTACTCAAAAC AGACAGAGGGATAGCAATTTTGACGCGGAGAGGCTTGCTTCCGCGAGAAGGAGGCTTCAAGAGAACTACAAAGAGGCTGAAATTG CCAAAAGGCAAAGAACGATTCAGGTGATGGACATCCATGAGTTACCGAAGTCAAAACCCAAGAATAATGCCTTCTTTGGGAAGAAcaaaggtggtggtggtggtggtggttctCAGGGAAGGCACTGGTGA